The proteins below are encoded in one region of Sphingobacterium sp. R2:
- the pyrH gene encoding UMP kinase — protein sequence MKYKRILLKLSGESLMGDQSYGIDINRVSQYANDIKEIHDQGLEIAIVIGGGNIYRGLSAEKSGMDRVQADYMGMLATVINSMALQDALEKVGKKTRLLTAIKMEQICEPFIRRRAVRHLEKGRIVIFGAGTGNPYFTTDTAASLRAIEINADAVLKGTRVDGIYTADPEKDPSATKFEEISFTEVYEKGLNVMDMTAFTLCQENKLPIIVFDMNKPGNLLKLANGEHVGTVVK from the coding sequence ATGAAATACAAACGTATCTTATTAAAACTTAGCGGTGAATCCTTAATGGGTGACCAAAGCTATGGTATCGATATTAACCGTGTATCACAATACGCTAATGATATCAAAGAAATTCACGATCAAGGTTTAGAAATTGCAATTGTTATCGGTGGCGGCAATATTTACCGTGGTTTAAGCGCTGAAAAATCAGGAATGGACCGTGTTCAAGCAGACTATATGGGCATGCTTGCCACAGTCATCAACAGTATGGCACTGCAGGATGCGCTTGAGAAAGTTGGTAAAAAGACACGTTTGCTTACTGCGATCAAAATGGAGCAAATATGTGAACCATTTATTCGTAGAAGAGCCGTTCGCCACTTGGAAAAAGGCCGTATTGTTATTTTCGGAGCTGGTACTGGAAATCCGTATTTCACAACAGACACTGCTGCATCCTTACGTGCGATCGAAATCAATGCAGATGCCGTATTGAAAGGAACACGTGTAGATGGTATTTACACTGCTGATCCTGAAAAAGATCCTAGTGCAACAAAATTTGAGGAAATATCATTCACAGAGGTTTATGAGAAAGGATTAAATGTCATGGATATGACTGCCTTTACCCTTTGTCAAGAAAACAAATTACCGATCATCGTATTTGATATGAATAAACCAGGCAATTTATTAAAACTTGCTAATGGTGAACATGTCGGAACTGTGGTTAAATAA
- a CDS encoding 5-(carboxyamino)imidazole ribonucleotide synthase, which produces MAKDFYGELQLGILGGGQLGRMLIQEAINYNVNVHVLDPDKNAPCRKLCNRFECGSLGDFETVYNFGKDLDMITIEIEKVNVDALEKLEGEGVIVYPQSRIIRLIQDKGLQKQFFKQNDIPTSTFQLISNKDNMMNAPLSLPYIQKLRRDGYDGKGVKKIVTQQDIQEAFEEPSLIEEWVDFEKEIAVIVARNDKGEVSTFPMVEMEFNPQANLVEFLIAPSLYGVEIQQRAEMIAKKIAEDLQIVGILAVEMFLTKNGDILVNELAPRPHNSGHQTIEGNYVSQFAQHLRAIFNLPLGDTRCRTNTVMINLLGEAGYEGLAKYEGVEEVLAMEGVYIHLYGKKYTKPFRKMGHVCIINDDREKAISNARKVQEILKVKA; this is translated from the coding sequence ATGGCAAAAGATTTTTATGGCGAACTGCAATTAGGTATTCTTGGCGGTGGACAACTGGGAAGAATGTTAATCCAGGAAGCCATTAATTACAATGTAAACGTTCATGTATTGGATCCCGATAAGAATGCTCCTTGTCGCAAGTTGTGCAATAGATTTGAATGTGGATCATTGGGCGATTTTGAAACGGTCTATAATTTCGGTAAGGATTTGGACATGATTACGATCGAGATTGAGAAGGTAAACGTAGATGCGCTGGAAAAGCTGGAAGGTGAAGGAGTGATCGTTTATCCGCAATCACGTATCATTCGTCTAATTCAGGATAAAGGTTTACAAAAGCAATTTTTTAAACAAAATGATATTCCGACATCTACATTCCAATTGATATCCAATAAGGATAATATGATGAACGCTCCACTAAGCCTTCCTTATATCCAAAAATTACGTCGGGACGGATATGACGGAAAGGGTGTAAAGAAAATTGTCACACAGCAGGATATTCAAGAGGCTTTTGAGGAGCCAAGTTTAATTGAAGAATGGGTAGATTTTGAAAAGGAAATTGCTGTTATTGTTGCCCGGAATGATAAAGGAGAAGTTTCTACCTTTCCAATGGTGGAAATGGAATTCAATCCACAAGCAAATTTAGTTGAATTTTTGATCGCTCCTTCTTTGTATGGTGTGGAAATACAACAGCGAGCCGAGATGATCGCAAAAAAAATCGCAGAAGATCTACAAATTGTCGGAATATTGGCCGTAGAGATGTTTCTAACAAAAAATGGCGATATTTTAGTTAACGAATTGGCTCCCCGTCCACACAATAGTGGCCATCAGACCATTGAGGGTAATTATGTGTCGCAATTTGCACAACATTTAAGAGCCATATTTAATCTACCTCTGGGGGATACGCGCTGCAGGACGAATACAGTCATGATTAATCTATTGGGTGAAGCGGGCTATGAAGGGCTGGCTAAATATGAAGGTGTTGAAGAGGTACTTGCTATGGAAGGTGTATATATCCATCTTTATGGCAAGAAATATACAAAGCCTTTCCGTAAAATGGGACATGTCTGCATTATCAATGACGATCGGGAGAAGGCAATCTCCAATGCGAGAAAAGTACAAGAAATATTAAAAGTTAAAGCTTAA
- a CDS encoding NADH-quinone oxidoreductase subunit A — translation MDDPAQLSEYGKILIILLIGALLVCATIFLARLISPKKNNPIKSGTYECGEEPIGSSWVQFNPRFYVIALVFLLFDVELIFIFPWATVFGQSEYIAADERWGWFTMIEMGIFIGVLILGLVFVWKRGDLEWVKPKVSLPKVPVYIPDSAYASLNNKTYQLRDYVAVADETVVGEVVTANEVVSVPKPAFKPRFKKPE, via the coding sequence ATGGATGACCCCGCGCAATTATCGGAATACGGCAAAATCCTTATCATTCTTCTGATAGGGGCGCTGTTAGTCTGTGCGACCATTTTCCTGGCACGTCTAATTTCTCCTAAAAAGAATAATCCCATAAAATCCGGTACGTACGAATGTGGAGAGGAACCAATTGGTTCATCTTGGGTTCAGTTCAATCCGCGCTTCTATGTTATTGCCCTCGTTTTTTTACTTTTTGATGTGGAGCTTATCTTTATCTTTCCATGGGCTACTGTATTTGGACAATCGGAATATATTGCAGCAGATGAAAGATGGGGATGGTTTACTATGATCGAAATGGGCATATTTATTGGTGTCTTAATTTTAGGATTGGTGTTTGTGTGGAAGAGGGGGGATTTGGAATGGGTTAAGCCGAAAGTGTCGTTACCGAAGGTTCCTGTATATATCCCAGATAGCGCCTATGCGAGCTTAAATAATAAAACATATCAGCTGCGCGATTATGTAGCGGTAGCAGATGAAACAGTAGTTGGAGAAGTAGTAACGGCAAACGAAGTCGTCTCTGTTCCTAAACCAGCTTTTAAACCGCGATTTAAAAAACCTGAATAA
- the frr gene encoding ribosome recycling factor, which translates to MNELISIELDDCKDKMSKAVAHTESELTKIRAGKASPSMLDGISVDYYGSATPLSQVANINTTDARTIVIQPWEKSLINAIEKSITDANLGINPQNDGIVIRLNVPPLTEERRRDLVKKVKEETERGRIGIRNIRKDINESIKKLKNDGASEDEIKTAEGEVQKLTDAFIVKVDKLAELKEKDIMTV; encoded by the coding sequence ATGAACGAACTAATTTCAATTGAATTGGACGATTGTAAAGACAAGATGTCCAAAGCAGTTGCTCACACCGAATCCGAATTAACTAAAATTCGTGCCGGTAAAGCTTCTCCATCTATGTTAGATGGTATTTCAGTAGACTATTATGGTAGCGCCACTCCACTTTCACAAGTGGCAAACATCAATACAACTGATGCGCGGACTATTGTCATTCAGCCTTGGGAGAAATCGCTTATCAACGCAATTGAAAAATCTATCACAGACGCTAACCTAGGCATCAACCCGCAGAACGATGGTATCGTTATTCGTCTGAATGTCCCCCCTCTAACAGAAGAAAGGAGACGTGATCTAGTTAAAAAGGTAAAAGAAGAAACTGAGCGAGGCCGTATCGGTATTCGTAACATCCGTAAGGATATCAATGAGTCCATCAAGAAATTAAAAAATGATGGTGCTTCAGAAGATGAAATTAAAACTGCCGAAGGTGAAGTCCAAAAGTTAACTGACGCATTCATTGTAAAAGTTGATAAATTGGCTGAGCTAAAAGAAAAAGATATCATGACTGTTTAG
- the purE gene encoding 5-(carboxyamino)imidazole ribonucleotide mutase, which yields MSVNNKAQVGIIMGSKSDLPVMQDAIDVLKVLGVEFEVTIVSAHRTPQRMFDYAKNAAIRGLKVIIAGAGGAAHLPGMVASITHLPVIGVPVKSSNSIDGWDSVLSILQMPNGIPVATVALNAAKNAGILAAQILGTSDEVIGNNIIDYKEELARKVIETAVQVEDTEF from the coding sequence ATGTCAGTAAATAATAAAGCCCAAGTTGGTATCATCATGGGGAGTAAATCTGATCTTCCGGTCATGCAGGATGCTATCGATGTTCTAAAAGTCCTCGGTGTAGAGTTTGAAGTAACGATTGTTTCAGCACACCGTACACCTCAGCGTATGTTTGATTACGCAAAAAATGCCGCAATTCGTGGTTTGAAAGTTATTATTGCTGGGGCAGGCGGAGCCGCGCACTTACCAGGAATGGTAGCCTCTATTACACATTTACCCGTCATAGGTGTCCCTGTCAAATCTTCGAATTCAATTGACGGATGGGACTCTGTGCTTTCTATCCTTCAGATGCCCAATGGCATTCCTGTAGCTACAGTCGCTTTGAATGCAGCGAAGAATGCGGGTATATTAGCCGCTCAGATTCTAGGTACAAGTGATGAAGTAATCGGCAATAATATTATTGACTATAAAGAAGAGTTAGCGAGAAAAGTAATTGAGACAGCTGTGCAAGTTGAGGATACCGAATTCTAA
- a CDS encoding NADH-quinone oxidoreductase subunit B: MSLDSQLQNDGVIVAKLDDLLNWARLSSMWPMSFGIACCAIEMMGAMASTYDLDRMGVFPRPSPRQSDVIIIAGTVTFKMADRIKKLYEQMPDPKYVISMGSCSNCGGPYWQHGYHVVKGVDKIIPVNVYVQGCPPRPEALIGAFIELQKKIDKESLLGEQLFKEKA, from the coding sequence ATGAGTCTAGATAGTCAATTGCAAAATGATGGTGTTATTGTTGCCAAATTAGATGATTTACTCAACTGGGCAAGGCTGTCGTCCATGTGGCCGATGAGTTTCGGTATTGCCTGTTGTGCCATAGAAATGATGGGAGCAATGGCATCTACCTACGATTTGGATCGGATGGGCGTCTTTCCAAGACCTTCTCCTCGGCAATCCGATGTGATTATTATCGCCGGAACCGTTACCTTCAAGATGGCTGATCGCATTAAGAAATTATATGAGCAAATGCCTGATCCCAAATATGTTATTTCAATGGGGTCATGTTCAAATTGTGGTGGTCCCTATTGGCAACATGGGTATCATGTCGTCAAAGGAGTGGATAAAATTATTCCTGTAAATGTGTATGTTCAAGGGTGCCCACCTCGGCCCGAAGCGCTGATCGGAGCTTTTATTGAATTGCAAAAAAAAATAGACAAAGAAAGCTTACTTGGAGAACAGCTGTTCAAAGAGAAAGCTTAA
- the bshA gene encoding N-acetyl-alpha-D-glucosaminyl L-malate synthase BshA, with the protein MKIGIVCYPTFGGSGVVATELGKALAANGHEIHFITYRQPARLDFFSENLYYHEVAVSQYPLFDFLPYESALASKLVDVVRFEKLDLIHVHYAIPHASAAFMAKQILLTTYGITIPVVTTLHGTDITLVGKDKSFSPVVTFSINQSDGVTAVSQNLKDQTQGYFDITRDIKVIPNFIDLDRFSNKDRSHFKKAIAPGNERILVHTSNFRKVKNTEDVIRIFKKVHDVIPSKLLMVGDGPERRNAEELSRELGVCQDIRFLGKQDAVEEILSVSDLFLMPSSSESFGLAALEAMACQVPVISSNTGGLPELNKNGVTGFLSAVGDVADMAKNAIYILEDGERLQKFKEAALNHAKEFQLSNIMPLYEQYYQQVINQTLKPQ; encoded by the coding sequence ATGAAAATAGGAATTGTTTGTTATCCCACCTTTGGTGGAAGTGGTGTAGTTGCAACCGAACTCGGAAAGGCTTTGGCAGCTAATGGACATGAGATCCATTTTATTACCTATCGACAACCTGCACGGCTGGATTTCTTCTCTGAAAACTTATACTACCACGAGGTAGCTGTTTCGCAATATCCGCTTTTTGACTTTCTACCCTACGAATCTGCATTAGCCAGCAAACTGGTGGATGTTGTTCGTTTCGAAAAGTTGGATTTGATCCACGTCCACTATGCAATCCCACATGCATCAGCGGCATTTATGGCAAAACAGATCTTGCTTACTACCTATGGCATTACTATTCCAGTAGTAACCACCTTACATGGCACAGATATTACGCTAGTGGGTAAGGACAAAAGTTTTAGTCCCGTTGTTACATTCTCCATCAATCAATCAGATGGTGTAACTGCAGTATCACAGAATCTAAAAGATCAGACGCAGGGATACTTTGACATCACCCGCGACATCAAGGTGATCCCGAACTTTATTGATTTGGACAGATTCAGCAATAAAGACCGTTCACATTTCAAAAAAGCCATTGCTCCGGGCAATGAAAGGATATTGGTGCATACGTCCAACTTCAGAAAGGTTAAAAATACGGAGGATGTCATTCGCATTTTTAAGAAAGTACATGATGTCATCCCTTCGAAGCTCTTAATGGTAGGAGATGGTCCCGAACGTCGAAACGCAGAAGAGCTTTCGAGAGAACTTGGTGTATGTCAAGACATACGTTTCTTGGGTAAACAAGATGCGGTGGAAGAAATACTGTCTGTATCGGATCTTTTCCTCATGCCTTCCAGCTCGGAAAGTTTCGGACTTGCAGCACTAGAGGCCATGGCCTGTCAAGTTCCGGTGATTTCTTCTAATACGGGTGGTTTACCTGAACTGAATAAGAATGGTGTCACTGGATTTCTCAGTGCGGTGGGCGATGTGGCTGACATGGCGAAAAATGCAATCTATATCCTCGAAGATGGTGAACGTCTACAGAAATTTAAAGAAGCAGCATTAAATCACGCCAAAGAATTCCAATTGTCTAATATTATGCCTCTTTATGAGCAATATTACCAACAAGTCATTAATCAAACACTAAAACCACAATAA
- a CDS encoding sugar phosphate isomerase/epimerase family protein encodes MMNNSRRQFLKQAGIGLSAAYLVPNFISCQNKAGAISDNPLQNIGVQLYSIRDLMDKDPKGSLEQIAKIGYKHVELYGIDATAKQFWKLPYKELKKILDDNGLKTHSGHYDMSKYLSKAHIDKEDLAVYFDAAKELGQEYVIAPVTPMFDLNALKKDDYLYASEQLNKAGEQAKKLGLKVAYHNHFWEFRDLGNNTTGEEVMLAFTEPDLVDFELDLFWAEKAGKNPISLFEKFPNRFKLWHVKDMDKTKSNPIEWPKDGKLPIEQIFNDIKYTEVGTGSINFPEIVKEKSKSGLKYAFVEQDNIDMPNKMESLKKSYDYVQANLTK; translated from the coding sequence ATGATGAACAATTCTCGCCGTCAATTTTTAAAGCAAGCTGGAATAGGTCTTTCGGCAGCTTATCTGGTGCCCAACTTTATATCTTGTCAAAATAAAGCCGGTGCAATCAGCGACAATCCATTACAGAATATAGGCGTACAGCTTTATTCCATCCGCGATTTAATGGATAAAGATCCGAAAGGATCTTTGGAACAAATTGCCAAAATTGGGTATAAACATGTTGAGCTCTATGGTATAGACGCCACAGCCAAACAGTTCTGGAAATTGCCCTACAAAGAGTTGAAGAAAATATTGGATGATAACGGTCTAAAAACACATTCAGGCCATTATGATATGTCCAAATACCTAAGTAAAGCTCATATCGACAAAGAGGATCTTGCGGTTTATTTTGATGCAGCAAAAGAACTTGGTCAAGAATATGTAATTGCCCCTGTAACACCAATGTTCGATCTGAATGCATTGAAAAAAGACGATTATCTCTATGCTTCAGAGCAATTGAATAAGGCTGGTGAACAGGCTAAAAAATTAGGTTTAAAAGTTGCTTATCACAACCATTTCTGGGAATTTAGGGATCTAGGCAATAATACGACGGGTGAAGAGGTAATGCTTGCATTTACCGAGCCAGACCTGGTCGATTTTGAATTAGACCTTTTTTGGGCAGAAAAAGCTGGTAAAAACCCGATATCTTTGTTTGAAAAATTCCCCAACCGTTTTAAATTGTGGCATGTCAAAGATATGGATAAAACAAAATCCAATCCTATTGAGTGGCCGAAAGATGGAAAATTGCCTATCGAGCAAATTTTCAATGATATCAAGTATACCGAAGTAGGAACAGGCAGCATCAATTTCCCTGAGATTGTTAAAGAAAAGAGCAAATCAGGACTTAAATATGCCTTTGTTGAACAAGATAATATTGATATGCCCAATAAGATGGAAAGTCTTAAAAAGAGCTACGATTATGTTCAGGCAAATCTTACAAAATAA